A single region of the Nocardioides sp. W7 genome encodes:
- a CDS encoding YihY/virulence factor BrkB family protein: MSETKDARPDADRDPDEGKVASPSDLDKRSWLYVVRKTVREFSDDQCTDLAAALTYYAVLALFPAAIALTSLLGLVGQGTKAVDEVLSILEDLGAGGVADSIGPTLRDISSSQGAGLALILGLAGALWSASGYVGAFGRAMNRVYEIDEGRPIWKLRPAMLLLTIVLVLLAAAVLLALVLTGPVAESVGDAVGLGSTAVLAWQIAKWPVLLAVVVLMVALLYYATPNVKQPKFRWVSVGATLAILTWLLLSAAFGFYVANFSSYDKTYGALGGVIAFLLWLWITNLALLFGAELDAELERGRELQSGIAAEETIQLPPRDTRKIDKARDKEAEDVRRGRAIRRHHGKTDDGGTA; this comes from the coding sequence ATGAGCGAGACCAAGGATGCCCGACCGGATGCCGACCGCGACCCGGACGAGGGAAAGGTGGCCTCCCCCAGCGACCTCGACAAGCGATCCTGGTTGTACGTCGTCCGCAAGACGGTCCGCGAGTTCAGCGACGACCAGTGCACCGACCTCGCCGCTGCCCTGACCTACTACGCCGTGCTCGCCCTGTTCCCCGCCGCGATCGCGCTGACCTCGCTCCTCGGTCTCGTGGGCCAGGGCACCAAGGCGGTCGACGAGGTGCTGAGCATCCTCGAGGACCTCGGCGCCGGTGGCGTGGCCGACAGCATCGGGCCGACCCTGCGCGACATCAGCTCCTCCCAGGGCGCGGGCCTCGCGCTGATCCTCGGTCTGGCGGGTGCCCTGTGGTCCGCGAGCGGGTACGTCGGCGCCTTCGGCCGCGCGATGAACCGGGTCTACGAGATCGACGAGGGCCGGCCGATCTGGAAGCTGCGGCCGGCGATGCTGCTGCTCACCATCGTGCTGGTGCTGCTCGCCGCAGCGGTGCTGCTCGCCCTGGTGCTGACCGGACCGGTCGCCGAGTCCGTCGGCGACGCGGTCGGGCTGGGCTCCACCGCCGTACTCGCCTGGCAGATCGCGAAGTGGCCGGTGCTGCTCGCGGTCGTCGTGCTGATGGTCGCCCTGCTCTACTACGCGACGCCCAACGTCAAGCAGCCGAAGTTCCGCTGGGTCAGCGTGGGGGCCACGCTGGCGATCCTCACCTGGCTGCTGCTCTCGGCCGCCTTCGGCTTCTACGTCGCCAACTTCTCCTCCTACGACAAGACCTACGGCGCGCTGGGCGGTGTGATCGCCTTCCTGCTGTGGCTGTGGATCACCAACCTGGCCCTGCTCTTCGGGGCCGAGCTGGACGCCGAGCTGGAGCGCGGGCGCGAGCTGCAGTCCGGCATCGCGGCCGAGGAGACGATCCAGCTGCCGCCCCGCGACACCCGCAAGATCGACAAGGCCCGCGACAAGGAGGCCGAGGACGTCCGCCGCGGCCGCGCCATCCGCCGCCACCACGGCAAGACCGACGACGGAGGGACCGCATGA
- a CDS encoding SpoIIE family protein phosphatase translates to MSADDELDAQLDHLLGAGTDPESVLGAFEQAPSLLAVCEGPDLVITALNEAARQVYGDRVGVEVATALRGAAAEIAAWTEHTYRTAEPVHGRIWHRAPVEDGGTEAWLSFSLVPSLAPDGSVRGVVSQAVDVTEQVRTRARAERRSQELQHRLDLARDNLVSLHDALLPEGLPLAPGVQLAARYLLAEDGARAGGDWFDAIALPDGRIVLVVGDVVGHGVRATVAMGELRTLFEERVRAGGDLVAALELLEGRTTRVPQARAATVCAALLDPAAGTLTYCTAGHPPPLVVSAAGEATYLPVTGSGALGSGLPFVLGEHRIALDDIVLLYSDGLVERPGRTPVQNTLDLARVAAETVRLDARAGDRPDEHPVQRLARTAVEQLIAAAGYDDDITLLAAARVRLPEPLEMTVPAFPDTLRAVRQNLGDWLAGLGVGQIDELALQHAVGELVSNSVEHAYEPERSRQEAVVSVTARLLPGGVVEIEVADRGTWRRPGPAGGRGRGLAMASGFSDDLSVSHDEHGTRAVLRQRPSTPVDLLKGSATAASVPSEPMELHQDGGVVQVRGALDHRCADELRRRLSHATRGGTIGVVVDLGGVTHLGSAGVQVLYDEMIPRRSNGAGLVLVAPPGSPAQHVLELVRLPYAAEHGDPRPT, encoded by the coding sequence GTGAGCGCGGACGACGAGCTCGATGCTCAGCTCGACCACCTGCTCGGCGCGGGGACCGACCCGGAGTCGGTGCTCGGCGCCTTCGAGCAGGCGCCGTCGCTCCTGGCCGTCTGTGAGGGGCCGGATCTCGTCATCACGGCACTCAACGAGGCGGCGCGTCAGGTGTACGGCGACCGGGTCGGCGTCGAGGTGGCGACGGCGCTGCGCGGGGCCGCCGCGGAGATCGCGGCCTGGACCGAGCACACCTACCGGACGGCGGAGCCCGTGCACGGCCGGATCTGGCATCGCGCCCCCGTCGAGGACGGTGGCACCGAGGCCTGGCTGAGCTTCTCGCTCGTGCCCAGTCTCGCCCCCGACGGCTCGGTCCGCGGCGTGGTCAGCCAGGCCGTGGACGTCACCGAGCAGGTTCGGACCCGTGCTCGCGCGGAGCGCCGGTCCCAGGAGCTCCAGCACCGCCTCGACCTGGCCCGGGACAACCTGGTCAGCCTGCACGACGCGCTGCTGCCCGAGGGCCTGCCACTGGCGCCGGGTGTCCAGCTCGCCGCTCGCTACCTGCTCGCCGAGGACGGCGCGCGGGCCGGCGGCGACTGGTTCGACGCCATCGCCCTGCCCGACGGCCGGATCGTGCTGGTGGTCGGCGACGTCGTGGGTCACGGAGTCCGGGCGACGGTCGCGATGGGGGAGCTGCGGACCCTCTTCGAGGAGCGGGTCCGCGCGGGTGGCGACCTGGTCGCCGCCCTGGAGCTGCTCGAGGGCCGGACGACCCGGGTGCCGCAGGCGCGGGCCGCCACCGTCTGTGCCGCGTTGCTCGACCCCGCCGCGGGCACCTTGACCTACTGCACCGCCGGTCACCCTCCGCCGCTGGTGGTCTCGGCGGCGGGCGAGGCGACGTACCTCCCCGTCACCGGGTCCGGAGCTCTGGGCTCCGGGCTGCCCTTCGTCCTCGGCGAGCACCGGATCGCGCTCGACGACATCGTGCTGCTCTACAGCGACGGTCTCGTGGAGCGTCCCGGTCGCACGCCGGTGCAGAACACCCTCGACCTCGCCCGGGTGGCGGCGGAGACGGTGCGTCTCGATGCGCGGGCCGGTGATCGGCCGGACGAGCACCCGGTGCAGCGGCTCGCGCGCACCGCGGTGGAGCAGCTCATCGCGGCCGCGGGGTACGACGACGACATCACGCTGCTCGCAGCCGCCCGGGTGCGCCTTCCCGAGCCGCTCGAGATGACCGTGCCGGCGTTCCCCGACACGCTGCGGGCGGTCCGGCAGAACCTGGGCGACTGGCTGGCCGGGCTCGGCGTGGGACAGATCGACGAGCTGGCGCTGCAGCACGCGGTCGGTGAGCTCGTCAGCAACTCCGTCGAGCACGCCTACGAGCCCGAGCGGTCGCGGCAGGAGGCCGTGGTCTCGGTGACCGCCCGCCTGCTGCCCGGCGGTGTCGTGGAGATCGAGGTGGCCGACCGCGGCACCTGGCGCCGGCCGGGCCCGGCCGGGGGTCGCGGCCGGGGCCTGGCCATGGCCAGCGGGTTCTCCGACGACCTGAGCGTCAGCCACGACGAGCACGGCACCCGGGCGGTGCTGCGGCAGCGGCCGAGCACGCCGGTCGACCTCCTGAAGGGCTCGGCGACCGCAGCGTCCGTGCCCAGCGAGCCGATGGAGCTGCACCAGGACGGCGGGGTCGTCCAGGTGCGCGGTGCCCTCGACCACCGGTGCGCCGACGAGCTGCGGCGCCGACTCTCGCACGCCACCCGAGGCGGCACCATCGGCGTGGTCGTCGACCTCGGCGGCGTGACCCACCTCGGCAGCGCGGGCGTCCAGGTCCTCTACGACGAGATGATCCCGCGGCGCAGCAACGGCGCGGGTCTCGTCCTGGTCGCGCCGCCCGGCTCACCCGCCCAGCACGTGCTGGAGCTGGTGCGGCTCCCGTATGCCGCCGAGCACGGCGATCCCCGACCCACCTAG
- a CDS encoding STAS domain-containing protein, whose protein sequence is MEERPFSATPSPGLLTVSGSVDEYAVIALRNVLREQSAEYTSSLAVDLTDADYLPSVAVSVLVAAMRSCEQHGAELTLVATPGTIAQRVLMVCALPYRETVEAETTPPETPVVA, encoded by the coding sequence ATGGAAGAAAGGCCGTTCTCGGCAACCCCCAGCCCGGGTCTGCTCACCGTCAGCGGGTCCGTGGACGAGTACGCCGTCATCGCGCTGCGCAACGTCCTGCGCGAGCAGAGCGCGGAGTACACCTCGTCGTTGGCGGTCGACCTGACCGATGCGGACTACCTGCCCAGCGTCGCGGTCAGCGTCCTGGTCGCGGCGATGCGCTCCTGCGAGCAGCACGGTGCCGAGCTCACGCTCGTGGCCACCCCCGGGACGATCGCCCAGCGGGTGCTGATGGTCTGCGCGCTGCCCTATCGCGAGACCGTCGAGGCGGAGACCACCCCGCCCGAGACCCCGGTGGTCGCCTGA
- a CDS encoding sigma-70 family RNA polymerase sigma factor yields MTSGALHRETPDDVRREKTASLLAEAATCPPEQRTHLLDEVVVLNLQVAHAVARRFRNRGVALEDLEQVAACALVRAARKFDVAQERDFLSYAVPTMSGELKRYFRDHGWTVRPPRRIQEIHAKVHHLRRTGSHDGSPMPAADIAAELDVPVADVLEALEARGCFQPASLDHPVREQGDVTVGDLLTLDDEADREALEARVMLQPVMRQLSERDRRILHLRFAEDCTQQQIGEELGVTQMQVSRLLNRILGQMREDLSADRPDMVDAAR; encoded by the coding sequence ATGACCTCTGGAGCGCTCCACCGCGAGACGCCGGACGACGTCCGGCGCGAGAAGACCGCTTCCCTCCTGGCCGAGGCGGCGACGTGTCCACCCGAACAACGCACCCACCTGCTGGACGAGGTGGTGGTGCTGAACCTGCAGGTCGCGCACGCGGTGGCGCGACGTTTCCGCAACCGCGGGGTCGCCCTCGAGGACCTCGAGCAGGTGGCCGCGTGCGCGCTGGTGCGCGCCGCCCGCAAGTTCGACGTCGCGCAGGAGCGCGACTTCCTGAGCTACGCCGTGCCGACGATGTCGGGCGAGCTGAAGCGCTACTTCCGCGACCACGGCTGGACCGTGCGGCCGCCGCGCCGGATCCAGGAGATCCACGCGAAGGTCCACCACCTGCGCCGCACCGGCAGCCACGACGGCTCGCCGATGCCGGCCGCCGACATCGCAGCGGAGCTCGACGTCCCCGTCGCCGACGTGCTCGAGGCGCTCGAGGCGCGCGGCTGCTTCCAGCCCGCCTCCCTCGACCACCCCGTGCGCGAGCAGGGCGACGTCACGGTCGGCGACCTCCTCACCCTCGACGACGAGGCCGACCGCGAGGCCCTGGAGGCCCGCGTGATGCTTCAGCCGGTGATGCGCCAGCTGTCCGAGCGCGACCGCCGCATCCTGCACCTGCGCTTCGCCGAGGACTGCACCCAGCAGCAGATCGGCGAGGAGCTGGGCGTGACCCAGATGCAGGTGTCCCGCCTCCTGAACCGGATCCTCGGTCAGATGCGCGAGGACCTCAGCGCCGACCGACCGGACATGGTCGACGCCGCCCGCTGA
- a CDS encoding PAS domain S-box protein, with protein sequence MSAVPTIVIVDDAADVRRLLRTRISLSRRLEVLGEGANGVEAIELVTRHRPAMLLLDVSMPGVDGLQALPAVREASPETVVVMYSGFEEQGLAERARELGAAAYLKKSGSLASMVDDLLAILAGHQPAATAAGPAEAGDPVLVEHLERFREVFEDAAIGMATLTLAGRVVRANRSLALLTGRSLDELVGREYADLMGAHGHALLSVLEQVVDGGEDAVQVEHPVTDRPEVYLRATVTPVRDAARAPLYLFLQAQDVSIQRVAAHQLRQSEQRFRLLVDAVQDYAIFMLDPEGHIASWNAGAQRSKGYRADEIVGRHFRVFYPPELQESKHPEHELVLALRDNHYEEEGWRVRKDGSRFWAHVTITTVRDESGRHVGFAKVTRDVTERLRAAEALEAANVQLQRAADEQAQFLAVTAHELRGPVGVLAMSAETLHRHWSELAEDERDEFLLSMTASAVQLNRLLSDLLTTSRLQARSLDLRPEPIAVHQHLSVLAATLQKAHPQAVVLIEGDEDATIFADPGRLTQAMDNLLTNALRHGRSPVRVHARTRGAVVDLVVRDGGDGVAPEMQPRLFDRFATGSRGGTGLGLHIVRELARAQGGDASYDAAERAFVLTLPAASHQA encoded by the coding sequence ATGAGCGCGGTGCCGACTATCGTCATCGTCGACGACGCGGCCGACGTACGCCGTCTGCTCCGCACCCGGATCAGCCTCAGCCGGCGCCTGGAGGTCCTCGGCGAGGGGGCGAACGGGGTCGAGGCGATCGAGCTCGTCACCCGCCACCGGCCCGCGATGCTGCTCCTGGACGTCTCGATGCCCGGCGTCGACGGGCTTCAGGCCCTCCCGGCGGTGCGGGAGGCCTCTCCCGAGACGGTCGTGGTGATGTACAGCGGGTTCGAGGAACAGGGACTCGCCGAGCGGGCCCGGGAGCTCGGGGCGGCGGCGTACCTGAAGAAGTCCGGGTCGCTCGCCTCCATGGTCGACGACCTGCTCGCCATCCTGGCCGGGCACCAGCCCGCGGCGACGGCTGCCGGGCCGGCCGAAGCGGGCGACCCCGTCCTGGTGGAGCACCTCGAACGGTTCCGCGAGGTGTTCGAGGACGCGGCGATCGGCATGGCGACGCTGACCCTGGCGGGCCGGGTGGTGCGCGCCAACCGCAGCCTGGCGCTCCTGACCGGTCGCTCCCTCGACGAGCTCGTCGGACGCGAGTACGCCGACCTGATGGGGGCTCACGGGCACGCGCTGCTGTCCGTCCTGGAGCAGGTCGTGGACGGCGGTGAGGACGCGGTCCAGGTCGAGCACCCGGTGACCGACCGGCCCGAGGTCTACCTGCGGGCGACGGTCACCCCGGTGCGCGACGCCGCCCGGGCGCCGCTCTACCTGTTCCTCCAGGCCCAGGACGTCAGCATCCAGCGGGTCGCCGCGCATCAGCTGCGCCAGAGCGAGCAGCGGTTCCGACTGCTGGTGGACGCGGTGCAGGACTACGCGATCTTCATGCTGGACCCCGAGGGCCACATCGCGAGCTGGAACGCCGGTGCGCAACGGAGCAAGGGCTACCGCGCCGACGAGATCGTGGGCCGGCACTTCCGGGTCTTCTACCCGCCCGAGCTGCAGGAGTCGAAGCACCCCGAGCACGAGCTGGTGCTGGCGCTGCGCGACAACCACTACGAGGAGGAGGGCTGGCGGGTCCGCAAGGACGGCAGCCGGTTCTGGGCGCACGTCACCATCACGACGGTCCGCGACGAGAGCGGGCGCCACGTCGGCTTCGCCAAGGTCACCCGCGACGTCACGGAACGGCTCCGCGCGGCCGAGGCGCTGGAGGCCGCGAACGTCCAGCTGCAGCGGGCGGCCGACGAGCAGGCGCAGTTCCTCGCCGTCACGGCGCACGAGCTGCGCGGGCCCGTCGGCGTGCTGGCGATGTCGGCCGAGACGCTCCACCGGCACTGGTCGGAGCTGGCCGAGGACGAGCGCGACGAGTTCCTGCTCAGCATGACGGCCAGCGCCGTCCAGCTGAACCGGCTGCTCTCGGACCTGCTGACGACCTCACGCCTGCAGGCGCGCTCCCTCGACCTGCGGCCGGAGCCGATCGCTGTCCATCAGCACCTGTCGGTGCTTGCGGCGACGCTCCAGAAGGCGCATCCTCAGGCGGTGGTGCTCATCGAGGGAGACGAGGACGCCACGATCTTCGCTGACCCCGGAAGGCTGACGCAGGCCATGGACAACCTGCTGACGAACGCGTTGCGCCACGGCCGCTCGCCGGTGCGCGTGCACGCGCGGACCCGTGGTGCGGTCGTCGACCTCGTGGTGCGCGACGGCGGCGACGGTGTCGCGCCCGAGATGCAGCCGCGCTTGTTCGACCGGTTCGCCACCGGCAGCCGCGGCGGCACCGGGCTCGGGCTGCACATCGTGCGCGAGCTCGCCCGCGCCCAGGGCGGCGACGCGTCGTACGACGCCGCCGAGCGCGCCTTCGTCCTGACCCTTCCCGCCGCCTCCCACCAGGCATGA
- a CDS encoding flavodoxin family protein yields the protein MPRLLIVHHSPTETVRSLADSVVAGAHDDALVGVDVVVRPALEASAADVLAADGYLLGTTANFGYMSGALKHFFDTVFLEAGGALADDGSAGAAASRTRKPFGLWVHGRYDTTGAVRSVLAITGALGWRQSAEVLEVLGDIGPEQHEAAYGLGGTVAALLLQ from the coding sequence GTGCCCCGGTTACTGATCGTCCATCACTCCCCCACGGAGACCGTCCGCTCACTGGCGGACTCGGTCGTGGCAGGAGCACACGACGACGCCCTGGTGGGGGTGGACGTCGTCGTCCGGCCGGCTCTGGAGGCGAGCGCCGCGGACGTCCTCGCCGCGGACGGCTACCTGCTGGGGACGACGGCCAACTTCGGCTACATGAGCGGTGCGTTGAAGCACTTCTTCGACACCGTCTTCCTGGAGGCCGGCGGCGCCCTCGCCGACGACGGGTCCGCGGGCGCCGCCGCTTCTCGCACCCGCAAGCCGTTCGGTCTGTGGGTGCACGGCCGCTACGACACCACGGGCGCCGTGCGCTCGGTGCTCGCGATCACCGGGGCCCTCGGCTGGCGTCAGTCGGCCGAGGTCTTGGAGGTGCTCGGCGACATCGGCCCGGAACAGCACGAAGCCGCCTACGGGCTCGGGGGCACCGTGGCGGCTCTGTTGCTGCAGTGA
- a CDS encoding sigma-70 family RNA polymerase sigma factor, with product MTPPLVTYDVASTEHRHSEAGRSASRNGDRGLTRQQRSERTTELLARASEADEETRRRLLEDVVLINRGVAEAVASRYRNRGISQDDLVQVAYEGLTKAVMRFDPQLRNDLLTYAVPTIRGELQRYFRDQGWTVRPPRRVQELQWRVNRALEDLGQELGREPSDDELMAHLDIDVKEYREALEAFGCFQPTSLDLPVGRESATTLGTLIPDDCDDRTAADARVALAPVVRRLSERDRRILYLRFFEDRTQEEIGADLGVTQMQVSRLLSRILHDIRAEVG from the coding sequence ATGACACCTCCACTCGTCACGTACGACGTCGCCTCGACCGAGCACCGCCACTCCGAGGCGGGCCGGTCCGCCAGCCGCAACGGCGATCGGGGACTGACCCGGCAACAACGCTCCGAGCGCACCACCGAGCTCCTGGCGCGTGCATCGGAGGCCGACGAGGAGACCCGCCGGCGGCTGCTGGAGGACGTCGTACTCATCAACCGCGGCGTCGCCGAAGCGGTGGCCTCGCGCTACCGCAACCGTGGCATCTCCCAGGACGACCTCGTCCAGGTGGCCTACGAAGGACTCACGAAGGCCGTGATGCGCTTCGACCCGCAGCTGCGCAACGACCTGCTCACCTACGCGGTCCCCACCATCCGCGGAGAGCTCCAGCGCTACTTCCGCGACCAGGGCTGGACGGTCCGGCCGCCGCGCCGGGTCCAGGAGCTGCAGTGGCGGGTCAACCGGGCCCTGGAGGACCTCGGCCAGGAGCTGGGCCGGGAGCCGAGTGACGACGAGCTGATGGCCCACCTCGACATCGACGTCAAGGAGTACCGCGAGGCGCTCGAGGCTTTCGGCTGCTTCCAGCCCACCTCGCTCGACCTCCCCGTCGGCCGGGAGTCCGCGACCACGCTCGGCACCCTGATCCCCGACGACTGCGACGACCGGACCGCCGCGGACGCGCGGGTCGCCCTGGCGCCCGTGGTCCGACGGCTCTCCGAGCGGGACCGCAGGATCCTCTACCTGCGCTTCTTCGAGGATCGCACCCAGGAGGAGATCGGCGCGGACCTCGGCGTCACCCAGATGCAGGTCTCCCGGTTGCTCTCGAGGATCCTGCACGACATCCGCGCCGAGGTCGGCTGA
- a CDS encoding response regulator, with translation MSAPVTEGGEPQVPIRVLLVDDALDVRRLVRTALRFRGGFEVSGEASTGTEAVELATTLQPDVVVLDLGLPDLAGRDVLARVREAAPATKVVVFSGADPDDRSWYEEQAAGYVLKNENLDYLVDLLVSVVRPLRAMAVADLPQELGSVREARSLVRRTLADWDLSHLEDEAILVVSELAANALNHAQSSYQVRVYHNPSTVRIEVHDGGDGTPEPQPTSDTREGGRGLLLVSAMSVSWGLEQTDDGKVVWAELAHGLGSTA, from the coding sequence ATGAGTGCACCCGTGACGGAGGGCGGCGAGCCCCAGGTCCCGATCCGGGTGCTGCTCGTGGACGATGCCCTGGACGTGCGCCGCCTGGTGCGCACCGCGCTGCGCTTCCGGGGCGGGTTCGAGGTCAGCGGGGAGGCCTCGACCGGCACCGAGGCCGTCGAGCTGGCGACCACCCTGCAGCCCGACGTCGTCGTGCTCGACCTGGGCCTGCCCGACCTGGCCGGCCGCGACGTGCTGGCCCGGGTCCGCGAGGCCGCCCCGGCGACCAAGGTGGTGGTCTTCTCGGGTGCCGACCCCGACGACCGCTCGTGGTACGAGGAGCAGGCCGCCGGCTACGTGCTGAAGAACGAGAACCTCGACTACCTCGTCGACCTGCTCGTCTCGGTGGTGCGCCCGCTGCGGGCCATGGCCGTGGCCGATCTGCCGCAGGAGCTCGGCAGCGTGCGCGAGGCGAGGTCGCTGGTACGCCGCACCCTGGCCGACTGGGACCTCTCCCACCTGGAGGACGAGGCGATCCTGGTGGTGAGCGAGCTGGCCGCGAACGCGCTCAACCACGCGCAGTCGTCGTACCAGGTGCGGGTCTACCACAACCCGAGCACCGTCCGGATCGAGGTGCACGACGGCGGCGACGGCACCCCGGAGCCGCAGCCGACCAGCGACACCCGCGAAGGCGGTCGCGGCCTGCTGCTGGTCTCGGCCATGTCGGTGTCGTGGGGTCTGGAGCAGACCGACGACGGCAAGGTCGTGTGGGCCGAACTCGCCCACGGACTCGGCTCGACGGCGTAG
- a CDS encoding DUF1059 domain-containing protein produces the protein MKTRLSCPCGTSIVGKDEDELVTLTQEHLGAEHPGLEYDRDAILFIAT, from the coding sequence GTGAAGACCAGGCTGAGCTGCCCCTGCGGGACCTCCATCGTCGGCAAGGACGAGGACGAGCTCGTCACGCTGACCCAGGAGCACCTCGGCGCCGAGCATCCCGGCCTCGAGTACGACCGCGACGCGATCCTGTTCATCGCCACCTGA
- a CDS encoding FAD-dependent oxidoreductase — MTLVSLWQDRHPRTPGEVGELSGEVDTVVVGAGITGLTTALLLARSGQSVTVLEADHVGVGTTGRSTAKVSLLQGTQYSRIARRHPEPVLRQYAEANREAQAWVVRFCDEHEVDYQRRPAYTYANGASGERAIRAELDAARTAGLAVDWQDEVPLPYPTRGAVRLDDQVQLDPCELLDALSLQAAAHGVRIVEGARVTGVSGRDPVRVLTASGELAATRVVVATNMPVLDRGGFFARMSPSRSYGLAFRTPSALVDGMYLSADTPSRSLRDAPDGDGTLLLVGGNGHKVGGPVSEQGRIDELRAWTARWFPDSEETHAWSAQDYLPHHALPFAGPLLPGRDEVLVAGGYSKWGMTNGVAAALALSARVLGGRMDWAEAFRPWHGTELRGLLDAARINGEVGLEMAGGWLRPALHPGAGSAPTEGVGTVRYDALRTPTATSRVDGVERRVSGVCTHLGGIVRWNDAEKSWDCPLHGSRFGPDGEVLEGPAVCGLTSR; from the coding sequence ATGACGCTCGTCTCGCTCTGGCAGGACCGCCACCCCCGCACGCCCGGCGAGGTGGGTGAGCTCTCGGGCGAGGTCGACACCGTCGTCGTGGGCGCCGGCATCACCGGCCTGACCACCGCGCTGCTCCTCGCGCGCAGCGGGCAGTCGGTCACGGTGCTGGAGGCCGACCACGTCGGCGTCGGGACCACCGGCCGCAGCACCGCCAAGGTGAGCCTGCTGCAGGGGACCCAGTACTCCCGCATCGCCCGCCGGCACCCCGAGCCCGTGCTGCGCCAGTACGCCGAGGCGAACCGCGAGGCCCAGGCCTGGGTCGTCCGCTTCTGTGACGAGCACGAGGTCGACTACCAGCGGCGCCCGGCGTACACCTATGCCAACGGCGCCTCCGGCGAGCGAGCGATCCGAGCCGAGCTGGACGCCGCCCGCACCGCCGGGCTGGCCGTCGACTGGCAGGACGAGGTGCCGCTCCCCTACCCGACCCGCGGCGCGGTCCGGCTCGACGACCAGGTCCAGCTCGACCCGTGCGAGCTCCTCGACGCGCTCTCGCTCCAGGCGGCGGCGCACGGTGTCCGGATCGTGGAGGGCGCCCGGGTGACCGGCGTCAGCGGCCGGGACCCCGTGCGGGTGCTCACGGCCTCCGGCGAGCTCGCCGCGACCCGAGTCGTGGTGGCCACGAACATGCCGGTGCTGGACCGCGGGGGCTTCTTCGCGCGGATGTCACCGTCGCGCTCCTACGGACTGGCCTTCCGTACGCCGAGCGCGCTCGTCGACGGCATGTACCTCTCCGCCGACACTCCGTCCCGGTCGCTGCGGGACGCCCCCGACGGCGACGGCACCCTGCTGCTCGTCGGGGGCAACGGCCACAAGGTCGGCGGTCCGGTCTCCGAGCAGGGCCGGATCGACGAGCTGCGCGCGTGGACCGCCCGCTGGTTCCCGGACTCCGAGGAGACCCACGCCTGGTCCGCGCAGGACTACCTGCCCCACCACGCGCTCCCGTTCGCCGGCCCGCTCCTCCCGGGGCGCGACGAGGTGCTCGTCGCCGGCGGGTACTCCAAGTGGGGCATGACCAACGGGGTCGCGGCCGCGCTCGCCCTGTCCGCCCGCGTGCTCGGCGGTCGAATGGACTGGGCCGAGGCGTTCCGGCCCTGGCACGGCACCGAGCTCCGCGGCCTGCTCGACGCGGCTCGCATCAACGGCGAGGTCGGGCTCGAGATGGCCGGCGGCTGGCTGCGCCCGGCCCTGCACCCCGGGGCCGGGTCGGCCCCGACCGAGGGCGTGGGCACCGTCCGGTACGACGCCCTCCGGACCCCCACCGCGACCTCGCGGGTCGACGGCGTCGAGCGTCGGGTCTCCGGCGTCTGCACCCACCTGGGCGGGATCGTGCGCTGGAACGACGCCGAGAAGAGCTGGGACTGCCCCCTGCACGGGTCCCGGTTCGGGCCGGACGGGGAGGTCCTCGAAGGTCCGGCGGTCTGCGGACTCACGTCCCGGTGA